One stretch of Oceanimonas pelagia DNA includes these proteins:
- a CDS encoding imelysin family protein, translating into MHFRKLALAAAIGGLLSACAQTSNPTVTQDQVVEHYADIAQAVYGDALTSAQQLDKAIAALLASPSEQTLADARTAWLAARVPYQQSEVFRFGNPVVDDWEGQLNAWPLDEGLIDYVAPGYQHELGNAGATANIIANSHLQVGGEKLDVTNITPELLAGLNELAGSEANVATGYHAIEFLLWGQDLNDTHSGAGERPWTDFALGEACTHGHCDRRRDYLQAASRLLVQDLQYMAGQWQPGQNNYRTELTALPAEEGLRRMLFGMGSLSLGELAGERMKVALVANSVEDEHDCFSDNTHHSHYYNEKGISNLMFGEYQRIDGSTLQGPSLLQLVAQQDDQAAAQIGEQFRESEQAVYRLVQSAEVNNVHFDQLIAADNPQGNQLVTDAISALVEQTRAIELAANTLGINNLNPDTADHEF; encoded by the coding sequence ATGCACTTCCGCAAACTTGCGCTGGCCGCCGCCATCGGTGGTCTGCTCAGCGCCTGCGCCCAGACCAGCAACCCCACCGTTACCCAGGATCAGGTCGTAGAGCACTACGCCGATATCGCCCAGGCCGTGTACGGCGACGCCCTCACCAGTGCACAGCAGCTGGATAAAGCCATTGCCGCCCTGCTGGCCAGCCCGAGTGAGCAGACTCTGGCCGATGCCCGAACCGCCTGGCTGGCCGCCCGGGTACCCTACCAGCAGTCGGAAGTGTTTCGTTTCGGCAACCCCGTGGTCGACGACTGGGAAGGCCAGCTCAACGCCTGGCCCCTGGATGAGGGGCTGATTGACTACGTCGCTCCCGGCTACCAGCATGAGCTGGGCAACGCCGGCGCCACCGCCAATATCATTGCCAACAGCCACCTTCAGGTCGGCGGCGAAAAGCTGGACGTGACAAACATTACCCCCGAGCTGCTGGCCGGGCTGAACGAGCTGGCCGGCTCCGAGGCCAATGTCGCCACCGGCTACCACGCCATCGAATTTCTGCTGTGGGGCCAGGATCTGAACGACACCCACTCCGGTGCCGGTGAACGCCCCTGGACCGACTTCGCTCTGGGCGAAGCCTGCACCCACGGCCACTGCGATCGCCGCCGCGACTACCTGCAGGCCGCAAGCCGGCTGCTGGTGCAGGATCTGCAATACATGGCGGGTCAGTGGCAACCGGGGCAGAACAACTACCGCACCGAACTCACCGCCCTGCCGGCGGAAGAAGGCCTGCGCCGCATGCTGTTCGGCATGGGCTCGCTGTCGCTGGGCGAGCTGGCCGGCGAACGCATGAAGGTGGCACTGGTGGCCAACTCGGTGGAAGACGAGCACGACTGCTTCTCCGACAACACCCACCACTCCCACTATTACAACGAGAAAGGCATCAGCAACCTGATGTTCGGCGAATACCAGCGCATCGACGGCAGCACCCTGCAGGGCCCGTCGCTGCTGCAGCTGGTAGCCCAGCAGGACGACCAGGCCGCCGCCCAAATCGGCGAGCAGTTCCGCGAAAGCGAACAGGCGGTATACCGGCTGGTGCAGTCCGCCGAGGTCAATAATGTGCACTTCGATCAGCTGATCGCCGCCGATAATCCGCAAGGCAACCAGCTGGTCACCGACGCCATCAGCGCCCTGGTGGAGCAGACCCGCGCCATTGAGCTGGCCGCCAACACCCTTGGCATCAATAACCTGAACCCGGATACCGCCGATCACGAGTTCTGA
- the ybaK gene encoding Cys-tRNA(Pro) deacylase codes for MTPAILFLEKQKAAFTLYQYDCTAQDDFGAHAAGQLGVPLTRVFKTLLTEGEQGAVVALVPSSGKVNLKRLAKAAGVKKLEMMAPQKAERLTGFKVGGISPFAQKKRLTTVIDASAREHDTVLVSGGKRGLSVALSAGELERLLQAVLAPIAE; via the coding sequence ATGACTCCCGCCATTCTGTTTCTGGAAAAACAAAAGGCCGCCTTTACCCTGTATCAGTATGACTGCACGGCTCAGGACGACTTTGGCGCCCATGCCGCCGGGCAGCTGGGCGTACCGCTCACCCGCGTGTTCAAGACCCTGCTCACCGAGGGTGAACAGGGAGCCGTGGTGGCGCTGGTGCCGTCATCGGGCAAGGTCAACCTCAAGCGACTGGCCAAAGCTGCCGGGGTAAAAAAGCTGGAGATGATGGCGCCGCAGAAGGCAGAGCGACTGACCGGCTTCAAGGTGGGGGGCATCAGCCCATTTGCCCAGAAAAAGCGCCTGACCACCGTGATCGATGCTTCCGCCAGGGAGCACGACACCGTACTGGTCTCCGGCGGCAAGCGGGGACTGTCGGTAGCGCTGAGCGCCGGCGAGCTTGAACGCCTGCTGCAGGCGGTGCTGGCTCCCATCGCCGAGTAG
- the ppc gene encoding phosphoenolpyruvate carboxylase, whose protein sequence is MDNHAALRANVGLLGQLLGDAIREHHGQAFLDKIETIRQLAKSARQGNDTDQQRLLTTLKQLSDDELLPVARAFSQFLNLANVAEQFHTISRGYRQDAGPNPLDEVFARLKGANVGEAAIREAVASLDIDLVLTAHPTEVTRRTFIHKHVQLNDCLAALELELPEEEKNSLLARVDQLITQAWHSNEIRAQRPTPVDEAKWGFAVIENSLWPALPRFLRQLDQRLESELGERLPLDAAPVRFTSWMGGDRDGNPFVTARVTEEVLLLGRWMASSLFLNDIQELVSELSMSEASTELRAASGDSDEPYRAVLRRLREDLRETLLHLNARVQGQKTDARDLVTQTEQLRQPLELCYRSLQQCGLGKIADGLLLDVIRKVACFGIHLLKLDIRQDGERHTQALGEITRYLGLGDYAEWSEADKQAFLLNELNSRRPLLPRQWQPSHDTQEVLDTCAVIARHPRDAFGIYIISMAGEPSDVLAVQLLLKECGVDFPMPVAPLFETLDDLNHGAAVIERLYQLPWYRGYMQGRQYVMIGYSDSAKDAGMLAAGWAQYSAMEQLVAISAREKVTLTLFHGRGGSLGRGGGPARQAILAQPPGSTLGGLRVTEQGEMIRFKFGLPQVAIDSLALYASAVLEANLLPPPEPEPEWRELMNTMAEVSCAHYRSLIRGEPDFVPYFRAATPELELGKLPLGSRPAKRKPNGGVESLRAIPWIFAWTQNRLMLPAWLGAHKGLEKVVADGHEATLRAMNRGWPFFRARLDMLEMVFLKADSGLAAYYDSVLVPEPLKPLGKRLRDELRASTELVLRLKEKSELLSSEPWIQESIKLRNPYTDPLNVLQAELLKRSREQDDIHPVLDQALMVTIAGIAAGMRNTG, encoded by the coding sequence ATGGATAATCATGCGGCACTCAGGGCCAATGTGGGCCTGCTGGGGCAGTTGCTGGGCGATGCCATTCGGGAGCATCACGGACAGGCCTTTCTCGACAAGATAGAAACCATTCGCCAGCTGGCCAAGTCGGCCCGCCAGGGCAACGATACGGACCAGCAACGGCTGCTGACCACCCTCAAACAGCTGAGCGACGACGAGCTGCTGCCGGTGGCCCGGGCCTTCAGTCAGTTTCTTAACCTGGCCAACGTGGCCGAACAGTTTCACACCATTTCCCGGGGCTATCGTCAGGACGCCGGCCCCAACCCACTGGATGAAGTGTTTGCACGCCTCAAGGGGGCCAACGTGGGTGAAGCTGCCATTCGTGAAGCGGTGGCGTCTCTCGATATCGATCTGGTGCTCACCGCCCACCCCACGGAAGTGACCCGTCGCACCTTTATTCACAAGCATGTACAGCTCAACGACTGCCTGGCGGCGCTGGAGCTGGAGTTGCCGGAAGAAGAAAAAAACAGCCTGCTGGCCCGGGTGGATCAACTGATCACCCAAGCCTGGCACAGCAACGAAATCCGCGCCCAGCGCCCCACCCCGGTGGACGAGGCCAAGTGGGGCTTTGCGGTGATAGAAAACAGCCTGTGGCCCGCCCTGCCCCGCTTTCTGCGCCAGCTCGACCAGCGCCTGGAAAGCGAGCTGGGCGAACGCCTGCCGCTGGATGCGGCGCCGGTGCGCTTTACTTCCTGGATGGGCGGCGATCGGGACGGCAACCCCTTTGTGACCGCCCGGGTTACCGAAGAGGTGCTGCTGCTGGGCCGCTGGATGGCCAGTTCGCTGTTCCTTAACGACATTCAGGAGCTGGTGTCGGAGCTGTCGATGTCTGAAGCCAGCACCGAGTTGCGCGCCGCCAGCGGCGACAGCGACGAGCCCTACCGGGCGGTGCTGCGCCGCCTGCGCGAAGATCTGCGGGAAACCCTGCTGCACCTCAACGCCCGGGTACAGGGCCAGAAGACCGACGCCCGGGATCTGGTCACCCAAACCGAGCAGCTGCGCCAGCCCCTGGAGCTGTGCTACCGTTCGCTGCAGCAGTGCGGTCTCGGCAAGATTGCCGACGGCCTGCTGCTGGACGTGATCCGCAAGGTGGCCTGTTTCGGCATTCACCTGCTCAAACTCGACATTCGCCAGGACGGCGAGCGCCATACCCAGGCCCTGGGCGAGATCACCCGCTACCTGGGCCTGGGCGACTACGCCGAATGGAGCGAGGCCGACAAGCAGGCGTTTTTGCTCAACGAGCTCAACTCCCGCCGGCCGCTGCTGCCGCGCCAGTGGCAACCCTCCCACGACACGCAGGAGGTGCTCGACACCTGCGCCGTGATCGCCCGTCACCCGCGGGACGCCTTTGGCATCTATATCATCTCCATGGCCGGCGAGCCGTCGGACGTGCTGGCGGTGCAGCTGCTGCTGAAGGAATGCGGGGTTGACTTCCCCATGCCGGTGGCACCGCTGTTTGAAACCCTGGACGACCTTAACCATGGCGCCGCCGTGATTGAGCGGCTGTACCAGTTGCCCTGGTACCGGGGCTACATGCAGGGCCGTCAGTACGTGATGATCGGCTATTCCGACTCCGCCAAGGACGCCGGCATGCTGGCCGCCGGCTGGGCCCAGTACAGCGCCATGGAGCAACTGGTGGCCATCAGTGCACGGGAAAAGGTCACCCTCACCCTGTTCCACGGCCGCGGTGGCAGCCTGGGCCGGGGAGGCGGTCCGGCCCGTCAGGCCATTCTGGCCCAGCCGCCCGGCTCCACCCTCGGCGGCCTGCGGGTGACCGAGCAGGGCGAGATGATCCGCTTCAAGTTCGGCCTGCCCCAGGTGGCCATCGACAGCCTGGCGCTCTACGCCAGCGCCGTGCTCGAAGCCAACCTGCTGCCGCCCCCGGAGCCCGAGCCCGAGTGGCGCGAGCTGATGAACACCATGGCCGAGGTGTCCTGCGCCCATTACCGTTCGCTCATTCGTGGTGAGCCCGACTTCGTGCCCTACTTCCGCGCCGCCACCCCCGAGCTGGAGCTGGGCAAGCTGCCGCTGGGCTCCCGCCCGGCCAAGCGCAAGCCCAATGGCGGTGTGGAAAGCCTGCGTGCCATTCCCTGGATCTTTGCCTGGACCCAGAACCGGCTGATGCTGCCGGCCTGGCTGGGTGCCCACAAGGGGCTGGAAAAGGTAGTGGCCGACGGCCACGAAGCCACCCTGCGCGCCATGAACCGGGGCTGGCCCTTCTTTCGCGCCCGCCTCGACATGCTGGAAATGGTGTTCCTCAAGGCCGACTCGGGTCTGGCGGCCTACTACGACAGCGTGCTGGTACCGGAACCGCTCAAGCCTTTGGGCAAACGACTACGGGACGAACTGCGTGCCAGCACCGAGCTGGTACTCAGGCTGAAGGAAAAGTCCGAGCTGCTGTCCAGCGAGCCCTGGATTCAGGAATCCATCAAGCTGCGCAACCCCTACACGGACCCGCTCAATGTGCTGCAGGCCGAACTGCTCAAGCGCTCCCGGGAACAGGACGATATTCACCCGGTGCTGGATCAGGCGCTGATGGTGACCATCGCCGGCATCGCCGCAGGCATGCGGAATACCGGTTAA
- the argE gene encoding acetylornithine deacetylase, with translation MASFNLLDMYRDIIALPSISSTDTSWDQSNEQVIRLLADWFSRLGFAVEVTELPDLPGKFNLLATRGEGDGGLLLAGHTDTVPFDPGRWNKDPFKLTEEGDRIYGLGTIDMKGFFAFIVEALKDLDLTRLDKPIRILATADEETTMAGARAIASAMAIKPDYAVIGEPTGLVPVMMHKGHMSEAIRVTGKSGHSSDPANGVNALEIMNQVMGRLLDLQRQLKEKYANPHFKVPQPTLNLGHIHGGDSPNRICACCELHFDMRPIPGVGPDELLGLLHHALAPIKEQYPGALELTHLHEPIPPYGTDPEAELVRAAAELTGHAAEAVNYCTEAPFINQLGCQTIVLGPGHIAQAHQPDEYLDLSFVKPTVEVLQRLVSRFCLSN, from the coding sequence CATTCAACCTGCTGGACATGTACCGCGACATCATCGCCCTGCCTTCCATCAGCAGCACCGACACCAGCTGGGATCAGAGCAACGAGCAGGTGATTCGCCTGCTGGCCGACTGGTTCAGCCGGCTCGGCTTTGCGGTGGAAGTCACCGAACTGCCCGACCTGCCCGGCAAGTTCAACCTGCTGGCCACCAGGGGGGAAGGCGACGGCGGCCTGCTGCTGGCGGGCCACACCGACACCGTGCCCTTTGATCCGGGCCGCTGGAACAAGGACCCGTTCAAACTCACCGAGGAAGGCGACCGCATCTATGGTCTGGGCACCATCGACATGAAGGGCTTCTTTGCCTTTATAGTGGAGGCGCTGAAGGACCTGGATCTGACCAGGCTCGACAAGCCCATTCGCATTCTCGCCACCGCCGACGAGGAAACCACCATGGCCGGCGCCCGCGCCATTGCCAGCGCCATGGCGATCAAGCCAGACTACGCGGTGATCGGCGAGCCCACCGGGCTGGTGCCGGTAATGATGCACAAGGGTCATATGTCGGAAGCCATTCGTGTCACCGGCAAAAGCGGCCACAGCTCGGATCCCGCCAATGGCGTCAACGCCCTGGAGATCATGAACCAGGTGATGGGCCGGCTGCTGGATCTGCAACGTCAGCTGAAGGAAAAATACGCCAACCCCCACTTCAAGGTGCCCCAGCCCACCCTGAACCTGGGCCATATTCACGGCGGCGACAGCCCCAACCGCATCTGCGCCTGCTGCGAGCTGCACTTCGACATGCGTCCCATTCCCGGCGTGGGTCCCGACGAGCTGCTCGGCCTGCTGCACCATGCGCTGGCCCCCATTAAAGAGCAGTACCCGGGTGCCCTGGAGCTGACCCACCTGCACGAGCCCATTCCGCCCTACGGCACCGACCCCGAGGCCGAGCTGGTGCGGGCCGCCGCCGAGCTGACCGGCCATGCGGCGGAAGCGGTGAACTACTGCACCGAGGCGCCCTTTATCAACCAGCTGGGCTGCCAGACCATCGTCCTCGGCCCGGGGCATATCGCTCAGGCGCATCAGCCTGACGAATACCTGGATCTGTCCTTCGTCAAACCCACGGTGGAGGTGCTGCAACGCCTGGTGAGCCGCTTCTGCTTAAGTAATTAA